From a region of the Streptomyces venezuelae genome:
- a CDS encoding threonine/serine dehydratase, producing the protein MHSPTISDVLRARRLQSAHLSPTPLLSYPALDATVGAGIRVLVKHENLQPTGALKVRGGVALLASMTPDERARGVLSYSTGNHAQSLAHAAALFGVPCTLVMPEHPNPLKAEAVRRLGAELVEHGADFDEARRHAEQLAPRRGMRLVSAANEPALIAGVATAFLELFELEPDLDAVLVPVGGGSGAAAACLVAAAVSPRCRVIAVQSSRSPAAHDSWRSGRCVERPNSTTAEGLATGSGFELTQRLLREHLADFRLVDDDAIRQAQWLLMRDARTVAEAAAAAPLAALLAARDGLAGQRVAIMCTGGNAGEAELRACLSAAPVGG; encoded by the coding sequence ATGCACAGTCCGACGATCTCCGACGTCCTTCGCGCGCGCCGCCTGCAGAGCGCGCACCTCTCCCCGACCCCCCTGCTGTCCTATCCCGCTCTCGACGCGACCGTCGGCGCCGGGATCCGGGTGCTGGTCAAACACGAGAACCTCCAGCCGACCGGCGCCCTCAAGGTCCGGGGAGGCGTCGCCCTGCTGGCCTCGATGACCCCGGACGAGCGTGCCCGGGGCGTGCTCTCGTACTCCACCGGCAACCACGCGCAGTCCCTCGCCCATGCCGCGGCGCTCTTCGGCGTCCCCTGCACCCTCGTCATGCCCGAGCACCCGAACCCGCTGAAGGCCGAGGCCGTGCGACGGCTCGGCGCCGAACTGGTCGAACACGGGGCAGACTTCGACGAGGCGCGCCGCCATGCCGAGCAGCTCGCGCCGCGGCGTGGAATGCGCCTGGTCAGCGCGGCGAACGAGCCGGCCCTGATCGCGGGCGTGGCCACCGCTTTCCTGGAGCTCTTCGAGCTGGAGCCGGACCTCGACGCGGTCCTCGTGCCGGTCGGGGGTGGCAGCGGGGCCGCCGCCGCCTGCCTGGTGGCGGCGGCGGTCAGTCCGCGCTGCCGCGTCATCGCGGTGCAGTCCAGCCGTTCGCCGGCCGCGCACGACTCCTGGCGCTCGGGCCGCTGCGTCGAACGTCCCAACAGCACGACGGCGGAGGGACTGGCCACCGGGTCGGGCTTCGAGCTGACGCAGCGTCTGCTCCGTGAGCACCTCGCGGACTTCCGGCTGGTCGACGACGACGCCATCCGGCAGGCGCAGTGGCTGCTCATGCGTGATGCCCGGACGGTGGCCGAGGCGGCCGCCGCCGCACCGCTGGCCGCGCTCCTCGCGGCACGCGACGGCCTCGCCGGGCAGCGGGTGGCGATCATGTGCACGGGCGGGAACGCCGGCGAAGCCGAGCTGCGCGCCTGCCTCTCCGCCGCTCCCGTGGGCGGCTGA
- a CDS encoding class I SAM-dependent methyltransferase, translated as MRVTPLVPSLPGDQVSAADDPIRLYYSHKTQEILHKYGPGPRVHFHVGLYPDGPPDSTAPQSVLKQHMLDAQERIVEHAARSWGAYDEPPRRLLDIGCGLGGTSLYWAQEHGASVTSLTVAAEHVPIVRHFARHAGVGERVNPLLADVHDLDETRAYDAVYANESSGYTDRTRLFEVVAKALEPGGWFGIQEHFAGRSAWREFIDGYYRTRLGLRDEYLAAAEAAGFELVHEEDVTDSVAEFWVQSMAWNTAELDRLREGGDTEPGAWTGERLEQSTLAHSRFFRLWRDHAVQTRLLRFRIGGRR; from the coding sequence ATGCGCGTCACCCCCCTCGTGCCGTCGTTACCCGGAGACCAGGTCTCGGCCGCGGACGACCCCATACGCCTCTATTACAGCCACAAGACGCAGGAGATCCTGCACAAGTACGGCCCGGGTCCCCGTGTCCACTTCCACGTGGGGCTGTACCCGGACGGTCCGCCGGACAGCACCGCCCCCCAGAGCGTGCTGAAGCAGCACATGCTCGACGCGCAGGAGCGGATCGTCGAGCACGCGGCCCGGTCCTGGGGCGCGTACGACGAGCCTCCCCGGCGCCTGCTGGACATCGGCTGCGGCCTGGGCGGGACCTCGCTGTACTGGGCGCAGGAGCACGGAGCATCGGTCACCAGCCTCACCGTCGCGGCGGAACACGTCCCGATCGTCCGGCACTTCGCCCGGCACGCCGGGGTCGGGGAGCGGGTGAACCCCCTGCTGGCGGACGTGCACGACCTGGACGAGACCCGTGCGTACGACGCCGTCTACGCCAACGAGAGCAGCGGCTACACCGACCGGACCCGGCTCTTCGAGGTCGTCGCCAAGGCGCTGGAGCCCGGTGGATGGTTCGGGATCCAGGAGCATTTCGCAGGCCGTTCCGCATGGCGCGAGTTCATCGACGGCTACTACAGAACGCGGCTGGGACTGAGAGACGAATACCTCGCCGCGGCCGAGGCGGCCGGGTTCGAACTCGTGCACGAGGAGGACGTGACGGACTCCGTGGCGGAGTTCTGGGTGCAGTCCATGGCGTGGAACACCGCAGAACTCGACCGGCTGCGGGAGGGCGGCGACACCGAGCCCGGAGCCTGGACCGGCGAACGGCTCGAACAGTCGACGCTCGCGCACAGCAGGTTCTTCCGGCTCTGGCGTGACCACGCGGTGCAGACACGGCTGCTGCGCTTCCGGATCGGGGGCCGCCGATGA
- a CDS encoding NIPSNAP family protein, whose translation MITIHLKYEIDADKLADFEEYGRRWVRLVNRFGGTHHGYFLPSEGDSDIAYALFSFPGFAAYERYRTDSMSDPECQAAFDLARETGCIKRYERRFLRPLDTPAS comes from the coding sequence GTGATCACCATTCATCTGAAGTACGAGATCGACGCGGACAAGCTCGCGGACTTCGAGGAGTACGGGCGCCGCTGGGTCCGGCTGGTCAACCGGTTCGGAGGCACCCACCACGGCTACTTCCTGCCCAGTGAGGGCGACAGCGACATCGCCTACGCCCTCTTCTCCTTCCCCGGCTTCGCCGCCTACGAGCGGTACCGCACGGACAGCATGTCCGATCCGGAGTGCCAGGCCGCCTTCGACCTGGCGCGCGAGACGGGCTGCATCAAGCGCTACGAGCGCCGCTTCCTGCGGCCACTCGACACCCCGGCCTCCTGA
- a CDS encoding polyprenyl synthetase family protein → MHANVTAATLERVAGHRIRFDARFEQYFDGLGERFDVPVPSRHVPRCLELLREFSMRGGKRLRVVLLYEAARLVTTDEVPGLAEAALSIELLQTHGLVHDDIIDDAPLRRGGPSTYYAYRQEFPGQDATALGLAMLAGDLAAFLSAQVLLEAEAPAELRQALLGVHTRTAAETVAGQIADLERDSHPLPDEEFLHTVTDFKSARYSVLAPLTMGLLAAGEDPAPHRARLHRYSRLVGISEQMRDDFLDFFGPAGDGPAAQAKSTGADVRSGRRTYAVRAVLAAATGADAALVEAALGDPGCPDETLGRIREIARAAGVDRLLKAEIRRHAEAAAAEAASWAPYWRAEAVEFFRGLPMWNVHRMS, encoded by the coding sequence ATGCATGCCAACGTCACCGCCGCCACCCTGGAACGCGTCGCCGGTCACCGGATCCGCTTCGACGCCCGGTTCGAGCAGTACTTCGACGGCCTCGGCGAGCGTTTCGACGTCCCGGTGCCCAGCCGGCACGTGCCCCGCTGCCTGGAGCTCCTGCGGGAGTTCTCGATGCGCGGCGGCAAGCGGCTGCGGGTGGTCCTGCTGTACGAGGCGGCCCGGCTGGTCACCACCGACGAGGTACCCGGGCTCGCCGAGGCAGCACTGAGCATCGAACTGCTGCAGACGCACGGGCTCGTCCACGACGACATCATCGACGACGCGCCGCTGCGCCGCGGGGGCCCCTCGACCTACTACGCGTACCGGCAGGAGTTCCCGGGCCAGGACGCGACGGCCCTCGGGCTCGCGATGCTCGCCGGGGACCTCGCCGCGTTCCTGTCCGCCCAGGTGCTGCTGGAGGCCGAGGCGCCCGCCGAACTCCGCCAGGCCCTGCTCGGCGTGCACACGCGGACCGCGGCGGAGACCGTGGCCGGGCAGATCGCCGACCTGGAGCGGGACTCGCACCCCCTGCCCGACGAGGAGTTCCTGCACACCGTCACCGACTTCAAGAGCGCGCGGTACTCCGTCCTCGCACCGCTGACCATGGGCCTGCTGGCCGCGGGCGAGGATCCGGCGCCGCACCGCGCCCGGCTGCACCGCTACTCCCGGCTCGTGGGCATCTCCGAGCAGATGCGCGACGACTTCCTCGACTTCTTCGGCCCGGCCGGAGACGGCCCGGCGGCCCAGGCGAAGTCCACCGGCGCCGACGTCCGCTCGGGCCGCCGCACCTACGCCGTCCGCGCGGTCCTGGCCGCCGCGACCGGGGCCGACGCGGCCCTCGTCGAAGCGGCGCTCGGCGATCCCGGCTGCCCGGACGAAACCCTGGGCCGGATCAGGGAGATCGCCCGCGCCGCCGGCGTGGACCGGCTGCTCAAGGCGGAGATCCGGCGGCACGCGGAGGCCGCAGCGGCCGAGGCCGCGTCCTGGGCGCCGTACTGGCGCGCGGAGGCCGTGGAGTTCTTCCGCGGCCTGCCGATGTGGAACGTGCACCGGATGTCCTGA
- a CDS encoding terpene synthase family protein: MPAPRPSLLGARLPSFYCPLERDLVHPEAKRVEALAVEWLDAFGVYPDPVERAWGLATHSADFSCRIVPEGNVEALLLFTEWNYWANAVDDWQDSGADEVGTGAVVEHGVRLLRTIEDPGAAVLPDGPMTRALLDLVRRTHAMLTPYELRRFTEGTRDWLLGAAWRAARAEAGIMPGLNDFVAMGPLANGTRFSLTWSDVARGDRLPAEVLCSRAVTVLTDAAGFVVSADNDLFSYDKDDHLEPREVNLVNVLAHQENCPPAEAVPLAVALRDRVLVRFMTLREQVEAGANPELRRHLAALGHYVAGSIAWQSRAPRYASPRNRHELPLPEAGFEVRFADAPGFAGTGAPDVPALASWWRPVHG; the protein is encoded by the coding sequence GTGCCCGCACCGCGCCCCTCGCTCCTGGGAGCGCGCCTGCCGTCCTTCTACTGCCCCCTGGAGCGCGACCTCGTCCATCCCGAGGCGAAGCGGGTGGAGGCCCTGGCGGTGGAGTGGCTGGACGCCTTCGGCGTCTACCCCGATCCGGTCGAGCGGGCCTGGGGTCTCGCCACCCACAGCGCCGACTTCTCCTGCCGCATCGTCCCCGAAGGGAACGTGGAGGCCCTCCTGCTCTTCACCGAGTGGAACTACTGGGCCAACGCCGTCGACGACTGGCAGGATTCGGGTGCCGACGAGGTGGGGACGGGCGCCGTCGTCGAACACGGGGTACGGCTGCTGCGCACCATCGAGGACCCGGGGGCCGCGGTGCTGCCCGACGGCCCGATGACCCGTGCGCTGCTGGACCTGGTGCGCCGCACCCATGCGATGCTCACGCCCTACGAGCTGCGCAGGTTCACCGAGGGGACGCGCGACTGGCTGCTCGGGGCAGCCTGGCGGGCCGCCCGGGCCGAGGCCGGGATCATGCCGGGGCTGAACGACTTCGTCGCGATGGGGCCGCTGGCGAACGGCACGCGCTTCTCGCTGACCTGGTCCGACGTCGCGCGCGGGGACCGGCTTCCGGCGGAGGTGCTCTGCTCCCGCGCCGTGACGGTGCTGACGGACGCGGCGGGGTTCGTCGTCAGCGCGGACAACGACCTGTTCTCCTACGACAAGGACGACCACCTGGAGCCGCGGGAGGTGAATCTCGTCAACGTCCTCGCCCACCAGGAGAACTGCCCGCCCGCCGAGGCCGTGCCCCTCGCGGTGGCCCTGCGTGACCGGGTACTGGTCCGCTTCATGACGCTCAGGGAGCAGGTGGAGGCCGGCGCGAACCCTGAACTGCGCCGGCACCTCGCGGCGTTGGGCCACTACGTGGCCGGCTCCATCGCCTGGCAGAGCCGGGCACCGCGGTACGCGAGCCCGCGCAACCGGCATGAACTGCCGCTGCCGGAAGCCGGGTTCGAAGTCCGGTTCGCCGACGCGCCCGGCTTCGCCGGAACCGGGGCTCCGGACGTGCCGGCCCTCGCGTCCTGGTGGCGGCCGGTGCACGGCTGA
- a CDS encoding LysR family transcriptional regulator, with translation MFDENRLRVFAAIAREGSVTAAAAALHYAQPSVSHHLARLEAEAGVPLVQRAGRGIRLTGAGRLLADRAEEILGRIDSARTELAAHAGLGAGRVRLAAFPSALAAVVPAVAAAFGAAHPDIELALTEAEPPEALAALRRGEVDVALTFHHGDSRPGDRQGHTVTPLLHEPLYVVSRAGGSWPGPRADLDTYRDQRWIAGCERCRTHLLSACGKRGFTPAVAFETDDYVAAQALVAAGLGVTTLPGLALRAHLHPGVRIDRLPDDHRFVDAVVYGAPPLPAPVAAFLEVLQETAARPLPWP, from the coding sequence ATGTTCGACGAGAACCGGCTCCGGGTGTTCGCGGCCATCGCCCGCGAGGGCTCGGTCACGGCCGCCGCCGCCGCGCTGCACTACGCGCAGCCCTCCGTCAGTCACCACCTCGCGCGGCTCGAAGCCGAAGCCGGTGTGCCGCTCGTCCAGCGGGCGGGCCGTGGCATCCGGCTGACCGGGGCGGGCCGGCTGCTCGCCGATCGCGCGGAGGAGATCCTCGGCCGGATCGATTCGGCCCGGACCGAGCTCGCCGCCCATGCCGGGCTCGGCGCCGGACGGGTGCGCCTCGCGGCGTTCCCCTCCGCGCTCGCCGCGGTCGTACCGGCGGTGGCCGCCGCGTTCGGCGCCGCGCACCCGGACATCGAACTGGCGCTGACCGAAGCGGAGCCCCCCGAGGCCCTGGCGGCGCTGCGGCGCGGCGAGGTGGATGTCGCCCTGACCTTCCACCACGGTGACAGCCGGCCCGGTGACCGTCAGGGACACACCGTGACACCGCTCCTGCACGAGCCGCTCTACGTCGTCAGCCGGGCCGGCGGATCCTGGCCCGGGCCGCGTGCCGACCTCGACACCTACCGGGATCAGCGGTGGATCGCCGGCTGCGAGAGGTGCCGTACGCACCTCCTGTCGGCGTGCGGGAAGCGCGGCTTCACTCCTGCGGTCGCCTTCGAGACGGACGACTACGTCGCGGCCCAGGCGCTCGTGGCCGCCGGCCTCGGCGTCACCACGCTGCCCGGCCTGGCCCTGCGCGCCCATCTCCACCCCGGGGTGAGGATCGACCGCCTGCCGGACGACCACCGTTTCGTCGATGCCGTCGTCTACGGCGCACCGCCGCTCCCGGCCCCGGTCGCGGCCTTCCTGGAGGTTCTCCAGGAGACCGCGGCCCGGCCCCTCCCGTGGCCCTGA
- a CDS encoding PP2C family protein-serine/threonine phosphatase produces the protein MRLSPVILTVVIASLAYNTPPEMAFSRLLPAAPALAAAMWPVLPTVLLGTVCLILMIGLSFVFPDLGTWWTAAGIIAVTVAAAYGSHVRLQRERTLFQVRLVADAAQQVVLSPLPRRFGGIEIESLYLAAAAEARIGGDFYEVVDTPFGVRLLIGDVRGKGLPAVGAAAAIVNAFREAAYGEPDMVDVARRMDASSTRYNGAFPPEGPLERFATALLVQIPHGGRRIDILNCGHPPPLLLSHGTVRTLESTSPSPLLSLAELIGDHYSVDTFDFAPDDLLLLYTDGIAEARVRGGDFFPLTAWMRRQPPTPPDELLTALHRDLLRHSRGRLDDDIAALAVRLCEP, from the coding sequence GTGCGGCTGTCGCCGGTCATCCTGACCGTCGTCATCGCCAGCCTGGCGTACAACACTCCGCCGGAAATGGCCTTCAGCCGTCTCCTGCCCGCCGCGCCGGCCCTCGCCGCCGCCATGTGGCCGGTGCTGCCGACCGTTCTGCTCGGGACGGTCTGCCTCATCCTGATGATCGGCCTCAGCTTCGTCTTCCCCGACCTGGGGACGTGGTGGACGGCAGCGGGGATCATCGCGGTCACCGTGGCCGCCGCGTACGGAAGCCACGTCCGGCTGCAGCGGGAGCGCACCCTCTTCCAGGTGCGGCTCGTCGCGGACGCGGCCCAGCAGGTGGTCCTCAGCCCGCTGCCGCGCCGCTTCGGCGGCATCGAGATCGAGTCGCTGTACCTCGCGGCCGCGGCCGAGGCCCGCATCGGCGGCGACTTCTACGAGGTGGTCGACACTCCGTTCGGGGTCAGGCTGCTCATCGGCGACGTACGGGGCAAGGGCCTGCCCGCGGTGGGGGCGGCCGCGGCGATCGTCAACGCCTTCCGCGAGGCCGCCTACGGCGAGCCCGACATGGTCGACGTCGCACGCCGCATGGACGCCAGCAGCACCCGGTACAACGGCGCCTTCCCACCGGAGGGGCCGCTGGAACGCTTCGCGACGGCGCTTCTCGTCCAGATCCCGCATGGCGGCAGGCGCATCGACATCCTCAACTGCGGACACCCCCCGCCCCTGCTGCTGAGCCACGGAACGGTCCGTACGCTCGAATCCACCTCCCCCTCGCCCCTGCTCAGCCTCGCGGAGCTGATCGGCGACCACTACAGCGTCGACACCTTCGACTTCGCCCCCGACGACCTGCTGCTCCTCTACACCGACGGGATCGCCGAGGCCCGCGTCCGGGGCGGCGACTTCTTCCCGCTGACGGCCTGGATGCGCCGACAGCCCCCGACACCGCCCGACGAACTGCTCACGGCGCTCCACCGCGATCTCCTGCGCCACAGCAGGGGACGCCTCGACGACGACATCGCCGCCCTCGCCGTGCGTCTGTGCGAGCCCTGA